The region TACGGGGAAAACCCGTTACAGGTCATTGAGAATATAAAAGAAAAGATAAAAGACATTTCTCCGGGACTGCCTTCCAAAATCCTGCCTGACGGTACTGAAAGCAAACTGACAATTGTTCCGTTCTACGACCGTTCCGGGCTGATCCATGAGACTTTGGGAACCCTTAACACCGCACTGACTGAAGAAATCCTGATCACGATCATCGTGGTACTTATTGCGGTGATTCACTTAAAGAGTTCACTGCTGATTTCATCACTGCTTCCTCTTGCTGTACTTATGTGCTTCATGGGTATGCGGATATTCAAGGTTGATGCAAATATTGTAGCTCTCTCCGGGATCGCCATTGCCATCGGTACCATGGTCGATATGGGCATCATCATCTGCGAGAACATCCTCAAGAAGATTGAACACGCCAAGGAGGGAGTAAGTAGACTGGGGCTTGTGTATGAAGGCACAGCCGAGGTGGGCAGTGCGGTTATGACCGCTGTCGCCACTACCATCGTAAGCTTCATGCCGGTTTTCGCCATGGACGGCGCCGAAGGGAAACTTTTCAAGCCTCTGGCCTATACTAAGACCTTCGCCCTGCTGTCATCAATTATCGTAGCCCTGACCATCCTGCCCCCCATGGCTGAACTGCTTTTTACCGCCCGGAAAAAATTCCTCAAGAACAGGCGCACATATGTCACCGCCGGACTTTACCTGCTTTGCGGTATTGCAGTTTCCATAATGCTCAAATGGTGGGTAGGACTGTTCTTTATCTATGTTGGCGTAAAACATCTCGTGCTTCCTTTTGTCCCTGAAAAAATCCACAGATACGCAAACTATGCCGAAACATGGATCATAGTCCTTATGGTTGCCTATGTGCTGACCAAATCATGGTTACCTCTCGGACCGGAAAAAGGAATGGGGAACAACTATTTCTTCGTGGCGCTGGTCATAGGAGGGCTTATGCTCTTCTTCGACCTGTTTCGCCGCGGATATCCCCGTATGCTAGGCTGGTGTTTAAATCATAAGCTGCTGTTCCTGAGCCTTCCGACATTCATTGTCGCGCTGGGGCTTTCCATCTGGCTTGGATTTGCCAACCTGACCGGCTTCTTGCCCGAAGCAGTCAAGTCCTCTTCACCATATGTGAAGCTGGCTCATGTTTTTCCGGGCCTTGGCAAGGAATTCATGCCGGACCTTGATGAAGGTGCATTTCTGTTCATGCCCACAACCATGCCGCACGCCTCAATCGGCGAAGCCATGGACGTGCTGCGTAAACAGGACATGATGATCCAGTCCATCCCGGAAGTTGAATCCGCAGTTGGCAAATTGGGACGCGCAGAAACGCCCCTTGATCCGGCCCCTATCTCCATGATCGAGACAGTTATCAATTACAAGTCCGAGTATATGGTGGATCAGTCTGGAGAGCGTCTCCGCTTCAAATTTGATCCTGACCAGAAAGACTTCTTCCGCAATGTTGCAGGAGAGCTGGTTCCTGCCAATGATGGCTACCCCTATCTCGTGCAGGGATACTTTGAACGGGATGACAATGGGAAACTGATTCCCGATCCTGACGGAAAGCCATTTAGAATTTGGCGCCCGGCACTCAATCCCGGTCTTAACCCGGCCCGCAAATCATGGAAAGGCATAAGCTCACCCAATGACATCTGGGATGAAATAGTAAAAGCCGCAGAAGTTCCCGGCGTAACCTCCGCCCCGAAACTGCAACCGATTGCGGCGCGTATTGTCATGCTTCAATCCGGCATGCGCGCTCCCATGGGCATAAAAGTAAAAGGGCCGGACCTGCAAACTCTGGAAAAGGTCGCTCTTGACCTTGAAAGACTGCTGAAACAAGTCGGTTCGGTCCAGCCGGAAGCGGTTATTGCCGACCGCATTGTGGGTAAGCCTTACCTTGAAATCATTATTGACCGCGAAGCGATTGCAAGGCACGGGATCATGCTTTCACAGGTTCAGGATGTAATTGAAGTTGCTGTGGGCGGTAAGGTGGTCACAACCACTGTTGAAGGACGTGAACGCTATCCGGTCCGGGTGCGATACTTACGTGAACTCAGGGACAACATTGATGCCATCGGCAATATTCTGGTCAGTGCCCCCGGCGGGGAACAAATCCCCTTAAGCCAGCTCACCGAGATCAAATACGTGCGCGGTCCGCAGGTAATTAAGAGCGAAGATACTTTCTTAGTAGGCTACGTGCTCTTTGATAAACGGCCCGGTTTCGCTGAAGTAGATGTTGTGGAACAGGCCCAGAGCTTTCTGGACTCCAAAATAAAATCAGGAGAACTGGTTATCCCGGCAGGTGTGTCATACGAATTCGCCGGTAGTTACGAAAACCAGATTCGGGCCCAGAAGAAGCTGGCTGTAATCCTGCCGCTGGCACTGCTGTTCATCGTGCTGATTTTATATTTGCAGTTCAAATCTATGGCTACGACTATGATGGTTTTCTCCGGGATATTTGTAGCGTGGTCCGGCGGATTCCTAATGATCTGGCTTTATGGTCAGCCATGGTTCATGAACTTCACCATGTTCGGAACGGATATGCGCGAACTGTTTCAGGTCAGCCCCATCAACCTGAGCGTTGCCATCTGGGTCGGATTCCTGGCCCTGTTCGGCATCGCTTCCGATGACGGAGTCATCATGGCTACCTACCTTGATGAAAGCAAAAAAGACCGCAAAATGAACTCCATAACCGAAATCAGACATGCAATCATCTACGGCGCGCAACGCAGAATCCGCCCGGCCCTTATGACTTCAGCAACAACAATTCTTGCCCTGCTTCCAATCCTGACCTCAACAGGCCGAGGCTCGGACATCATGGTGCCCATGGCAATACCTTCATTCGGCGGAATGACTATCGCGATACTTACTGTTTTTGTGGTACCTGTGCTTTATTGCTGGGTTGAGGAGATGAAGATTCGTAAATAAATTTAACTCAACCGATAACTGGTACTCCGCCCCCCGCCGGGGTTCTGGACCAGTATTCCGCGCTCCTTCAAATCCTTGATGTCACGCAGGGCGGTATCTGTGGAGCACTTGGCCAGCTTGGCGTATTTGGATGAGTTCATGTAGCCTTTGAAGTTTTCATCGAGCATACGCTCAAGCACTGACCGCTGCCGGCCATTAATCGGCGACTGCTGGGAGATCCGTTCCCACAGGCTGGCTTTATGGAGTACATGGCTCAGCGTGGATTCGGCATTGATCAGGGCTTCTTTAAGGCAATCCAGAAACCATTCCAGCCATTTGGTGATTTCCTGAGTGCCGCGCTGCTGCCGCTCCAGATGGGAATAGTAATCCTTGCGCTTCAGCTCAATCTGAGTGGACATGCTGTAATACCTCTCCGCTGCCCCATCAGCACGGGCCAAGGCCATATCCGCGATGGTACGCGCAATACGCCCGTTACCGTCTTCAAAGGGGTGAATGGTAACAAACCACAGGTGAGCTATTCCGGCCCGCAAAACCGGATCAGTATCATCTTCGCGCTCGAACCATTCCAGAAATCTAGCCATCTCATCTTCAAGCCGATCAGCATGCGGTGCTTCAAAATGGACTTTCTCTCGTCCCATTGGACTTGAGATTACCTGCATGGCTCCAACCTCCGCAGGCCGCCAGTCTGCAACGGTAATACGCTTTATGCTGCTGCGTCCGGTCGGGAATAGAGCCGCGTGCCAGTCGCAGAGCCGATCTTTGGTCAAAGGCTCCGCATATCGCTGTGTAGCGTCAAGCATCATTTCAACTATGCCGTCCACATCACGCCCTGCCGGTTTCAGTCCGGCAATGTCTATTCCCAAACGCTGGGCAATAGAGGACCGTACCTCCTCAGGATTGAGGAGTTCCCCTTCTATGGCTGATGAATGAACGATGTCATTGGTGAGAGTCTTCAGGCCCGCCTCATTTCTCAGGTCAAAGCCCAGATTCCCGATATTACCCAGCAGCACGCCCTGCCGATGGCGCACGTCTGCCAGTTTGGAAATGAGTTTTTCAGCGTTCCATGAGAAGTTCGGCCAGTCTTGATGTTGATGGAGGGGCATTGCTTTTGGGGTTGTTTGCGGTGAATGCGAGAGTTATTCGCCGCATCTTTTGCGGTGATTGTAGGGGGATTTGGAGCAAAGGCAATGGAATCCTTACTTGGCATTAGGACTCTTCCCTATAACGCTTGACGTGACACCCTATGCGTTATATGCTTGGTTCATGATTAAGTCATTTAAGAATCGTGAAACAGAAAAGTTGTTTAAACGCGAGTATTCACGGATTATCCCTAATCAACTAGCTAGAGCGGCTTATAAGAAATTAATTCAGATTGATTCAGCTCATGATCTTAAAGACTTAAAAGTTCCTCCGGGCAATCGGCTTGAACTTTTACAAGGCAATAGAGCAGGACAATATAGTATAAGAATTAATAATCAGTACCGAATCTGTTTTGTATGGGAAACGGACCACGCTTTACAGGTGGAAGTAACAGATTATCACAATTAGGGAGGTAAATATGGCAGATTTTAGCCCAGTTCATCCCGGTGAAATTTTACTGGAAGAGTTCATGGAACCATTAGGACTAAGCCGCAACAAGCTTGCAGCGGCTCTTTGTGTCCCTGCACAGCGCATTGGACAGGTGGTGAAGGGACAAAGAAGCATCACAATTGATACCGCTATGCGGCTAGCTAAGTTTTTCGGAACAACTCCGCAATTTTGGCTTAATATTCAGCAGCGGTATGATCTTGAAGTCGCAAAGGATGATCAGCTTGTTACCCGCATTGATAGAGAAGTGCGGACTTGTGAAGAGCTTCATTTGTGCGCTTGAATTAAAGGTAATTAAACACAATAAAACCGGGGTTATCTGCTTAGATAGCTCC is a window of Maridesulfovibrio sp. DNA encoding:
- a CDS encoding efflux RND transporter permease subunit — translated: MSEKNTQDINRPEPKSFAEKTILFCLEQKLIVAILLLMVIGGGIFTAPFNWDVGGIDRSPVPVDAIPDIGENQQIIFTQWMGRSPQDVEDQISYPLTVALLGIPGVKTVRSYSMFGFSTIYVIFNEDVDFYWSRSRLIEKLNSLPAGTLPESVKPTLGPDATALGQVYWYTIEGRDPQGNPTGGWDLDELRSVQDWYVRYALLSAGGVSEVASVGGFVKEYQIDVDPDAMRAAKVTLNDVYRAVKMSNLDVGARTIEINNAEYVIRGIGFIKKLSDIESSVVKVVNNIPIYVRDVARVTEGPALRRGALDKGGAEVVGGVAVVRYGENPLQVIENIKEKIKDISPGLPSKILPDGTESKLTIVPFYDRSGLIHETLGTLNTALTEEILITIIVVLIAVIHLKSSLLISSLLPLAVLMCFMGMRIFKVDANIVALSGIAIAIGTMVDMGIIICENILKKIEHAKEGVSRLGLVYEGTAEVGSAVMTAVATTIVSFMPVFAMDGAEGKLFKPLAYTKTFALLSSIIVALTILPPMAELLFTARKKFLKNRRTYVTAGLYLLCGIAVSIMLKWWVGLFFIYVGVKHLVLPFVPEKIHRYANYAETWIIVLMVAYVLTKSWLPLGPEKGMGNNYFFVALVIGGLMLFFDLFRRGYPRMLGWCLNHKLLFLSLPTFIVALGLSIWLGFANLTGFLPEAVKSSSPYVKLAHVFPGLGKEFMPDLDEGAFLFMPTTMPHASIGEAMDVLRKQDMMIQSIPEVESAVGKLGRAETPLDPAPISMIETVINYKSEYMVDQSGERLRFKFDPDQKDFFRNVAGELVPANDGYPYLVQGYFERDDNGKLIPDPDGKPFRIWRPALNPGLNPARKSWKGISSPNDIWDEIVKAAEVPGVTSAPKLQPIAARIVMLQSGMRAPMGIKVKGPDLQTLEKVALDLERLLKQVGSVQPEAVIADRIVGKPYLEIIIDREAIARHGIMLSQVQDVIEVAVGGKVVTTTVEGRERYPVRVRYLRELRDNIDAIGNILVSAPGGEQIPLSQLTEIKYVRGPQVIKSEDTFLVGYVLFDKRPGFAEVDVVEQAQSFLDSKIKSGELVIPAGVSYEFAGSYENQIRAQKKLAVILPLALLFIVLILYLQFKSMATTMMVFSGIFVAWSGGFLMIWLYGQPWFMNFTMFGTDMRELFQVSPINLSVAIWVGFLALFGIASDDGVIMATYLDESKKDRKMNSITEIRHAIIYGAQRRIRPALMTSATTILALLPILTSTGRGSDIMVPMAIPSFGGMTIAILTVFVVPVLYCWVEEMKIRK
- a CDS encoding Fic family protein, which gives rise to MPLHQHQDWPNFSWNAEKLISKLADVRHRQGVLLGNIGNLGFDLRNEAGLKTLTNDIVHSSAIEGELLNPEEVRSSIAQRLGIDIAGLKPAGRDVDGIVEMMLDATQRYAEPLTKDRLCDWHAALFPTGRSSIKRITVADWRPAEVGAMQVISSPMGREKVHFEAPHADRLEDEMARFLEWFEREDDTDPVLRAGIAHLWFVTIHPFEDGNGRIARTIADMALARADGAAERYYSMSTQIELKRKDYYSHLERQQRGTQEITKWLEWFLDCLKEALINAESTLSHVLHKASLWERISQQSPINGRQRSVLERMLDENFKGYMNSSKYAKLAKCSTDTALRDIKDLKERGILVQNPGGGRSTSYRLS
- a CDS encoding type II toxin-antitoxin system RelE/ParE family toxin, which produces MIKSFKNRETEKLFKREYSRIIPNQLARAAYKKLIQIDSAHDLKDLKVPPGNRLELLQGNRAGQYSIRINNQYRICFVWETDHALQVEVTDYHN
- a CDS encoding HigA family addiction module antitoxin; translated protein: MADFSPVHPGEILLEEFMEPLGLSRNKLAAALCVPAQRIGQVVKGQRSITIDTAMRLAKFFGTTPQFWLNIQQRYDLEVAKDDQLVTRIDREVRTCEELHLCA